One window of Triticum dicoccoides isolate Atlit2015 ecotype Zavitan chromosome 5A, WEW_v2.0, whole genome shotgun sequence genomic DNA carries:
- the LOC119297971 gene encoding bisdemethoxycurcumin synthase-like has translation MATVQQIRHAQRSDGPAAVLAIGTANPASCMLQNDYADYYFRVTNSEHHADLKDKLKRICKNSGIERRYVHLDEELLGAHPDFSDRALPTLDARIDMASAAVPELAASAAARAIAEWGRPAADVTHLVFSTYSGGKAPSADLRLASLLGLRPTVSRTILSLNGCSGGGRALQLAKELAENNRGARVLVACSELTLIGFYGPQEGRLDTILGNGIFGDGAGAVIVGADPVDCIERPLFEMAFATQTTIPETENEITTRLMKGGLDFHVSIRVPKLLKSNIERCLIDTFESIGISAEWNDLFWAIHPGGRAILDHVEQLLGLGVEKLAASRRVLREYGNMSAATVIFVLDELRRRRARGEEVAEWGVMMAFGPGITIETMVLHAAGSLKEN, from the exons ATGGCAACCGTCCAGCAGATCCGTCACGCGCAGCGCTCGGACGGCCCGGCGGCCGTGCTTGCAATCGGCACAGCGAACCCGGCGAGCTGCATGCTCCAGAACGACTACGCCGACTACTACTTCCGCGTCACCAACAGCGAGCACCACGCCGACCTCAAGGACAAGCTCAAGAGAATCT GTAAGAATTCGGGCATCGAGAGGCGCTACGTGCACCTCGACGAGGAGCTCCTCGGCGCGCACCCGGACTTCAGCGACCGCGCGCTGCCGACCCTCGACGCGCGGATAGACATGGCCTCGGCCGCGGTGCCCGAGCTCGCCGCGTCCGCCGCGGCCAGGGCCATCGCCGAGTGGGGGCGCCCGGCCGCCGACGTCACGCACCTCGTCTTCAGCACCTACTCCGGCGGGAAGGCCCCCAGCGCCGACCTCCGCCTGGCGTCGCTGCTCGGCCTCCGCCCCACCGTGTCCCGCACCATCCTCAGCCTCAACGGCTGctccggtggcggcagggcgctGCAGCTCGCCAAGGAGCTCGCCGAGAACAACCGTGGCGCGCGCGTCCTCGTGGCCTGCTCCGAGCTCACCCTCATCGGGTTCTACGGGCCCCAGGAGGGTCGCCTCGACACCATCCTGGGCAACGGCATATTCGGCGACGGCGCGGGCGCCGTCATCGTCGGCGCCGACCCCGTCGACTGCATTGAGCGCCCGCTGTTCGAGATGGCCTTCGCCACGCAGACGACGATACCGGAGACCGAGAACGAGATCACCACGCGGCTCATGAAAGGCGGCCTCGACTTCCACGTCTCCATCCGGGTGCCGAAGCTGCTGAAGAGCAACATCGAGCGCTGTCTGATCGACACGTTCGAATCTATTGGGATCAGTGCTGAGTGGAACGATCTCTTCTGGGCGATCCACCCTGGTGGCCGTGCGATTTTGGACCACGTTGAGCAACTGCTCGGGCTGGGCGTCGAGAAGCTGGCCGCGAGCCGACGGGTGCTGAGAGAGTACGGGAACATGAGTGCCGCCACGGTGATCTTCGTGCTCGATGAGCTGCGCCGGCGTAGGGCAAGGGGAGAAGAGGTGGCCGAGTGGGGTGTGATGATGGCGTTCGGTCCGGGGATCACGATCGAGACCATGGTGCTGCACGCCGCAGGCAGCCTCAAGGAAAACTAG